In a genomic window of Diabrotica undecimpunctata isolate CICGRU chromosome 2, icDiaUnde3, whole genome shotgun sequence:
- the LOC140434976 gene encoding uncharacterized protein, whose amino-acid sequence MEYSLYRRLFVLFDNKIIAMTTFIVVPESKLTCDQMREEFWNLSLFAPLVMNVYDCIVWCAMRNLIKNSVFCNMCNLSKTFVKRTGCIDQYMWKCKGCSKSTSIRHGSVFAGSHLAISQIIIIIYGFANDFPQKLICREALLPTTSNTVSDWLNLCRRVCTKYFEQHPVELGGFNENGESLTVELNEFQYRKVQWVFGGVERNTGKVLLTPVQARNKETLLPIISRTILPGTVIVTDGWEAYRNIDLLGGGVYEHRTVRENNFVNPHDKSTHTQTIENVWMRAKKKLSRRCRTSIDSFLSYLQEFMWRERMKNKDQFVEFLICVSEQFLV is encoded by the exons ATGGAATATAGTTTATATAGACGCTTGTTTGTATTGTTTGATAACAAAATAATTGCAATGACTACCTTTATTGTTGTTCCCGAAAGCAAATTAACTTGTGACCAAATGCGGGAAGAATTTTGGAACCTTAGTTTGTTTGCACCTTTAGTTATGAATGTATATGATTGTATAGTGTGGTGCGCAATgcgtaatttaattaaaaatagtgTATTCTGTAACATGTGCAATCTAAGTAAGACATTTGTTAAACGTACTGGCTGCATAGACCAATATATGTGGAAATGTAAAGGGTGTTCGAAGTCCACATCTATACGCCATGGATCGGTCTTTGCAGGAAGCCATCTGGCCATTTCCCAaatcataataataatttatggattTGCAAATGACTTCCCACAGAAACTAATCTGCAGAGAAGCATTGCTGCCTACCACGTCTAATACTGTTAGCGATTGGTTAAATTTGTGCCGTAGAGTTTGCACCAAATATTTTGAGCAACATCCCGTAGAACTAGGGGGATTCAATGAGAACGGAGAATCACTCACAGTGGAACTTAACGAATTCCAGTACAGGAAAGTGCAATGGGTTTTTGGGGGAGTAGAAAGAAATACTGGAAAAGTGTTGCTTACACCAGTGCAAGCACGGAACAAAGAGACCCTGTTGCCCATTATATCAAG AACTATTCTACCAGGAACAGTAATTGTTACTGATGGATGGGAAGCGTATAGAAACATTGATCTCCTGGGTGGAGGGGTGTATGAGCACCGAACTGTTCGTGAGAATAACTTCGTAAATCCACATGATAAAAGTACTCATACCCAAACCATTGAAAACGTTTGGATGCGTGCCAAGAAGAAGCTCAGTAGACGGTGTAGAACTTCCATAGATTCATTTCTATCGTACCTCCAAGAATTTATGTGGAGGGAACGGATGAAAAATAAAGACCAATTCGTGGAATTTTTAATATGTGTATCAgaacaatttttagtttag